DNA sequence from the Diorhabda sublineata isolate icDioSubl1.1 chromosome 6, icDioSubl1.1, whole genome shotgun sequence genome:
AATTGTAAGAGAAAGTCACatgaacaaaaaaatgagattaattatttgtattatttaaatagtttcaaaaactttgaaaatgagaacaaaaattttctttctactCAATTCGAAATAGAAAGCTTTAGAAGTACTTTTTCACTTTTatgtattaaattaattattcatttccctgtataatttttatttttaaaacaagcaaaaatatgttgaataatttttaatttaatgtttgttcGTTTTGTTTAATTGTTATGTATATTTAAggcaataaaattgatttaaaggCGATGAGctatttgaatttattacttTGCAAAGTATAAAAGCTTATAACAAGGGCGACTAGTGTAAAAATGCTGCAAAGCTATCAATAAATTGTggactaaaaataataatcgcacaatttaaataataatttgtcgCCTTTCAACACCTCGATAAGCAATTTAGTAAAGTGGCCTAATTCAATAACCTCACGCTGTTGTGGTATAATATTCTTCTAGGATACACAAACGTTTTCTACGCGCTCTTTCCATGACTTTCAATGGCCCACGAATTATTTGTTCGTGTTTAAAATCGTTTTcacaaaaaacagtttaaagtTATGTAGGGTAGAGGTAAAGATAACAAAGCTTGTCAACAACAACTTAATAGGATAGGATACAAAAACAGCGTACTACAGTGTGTTTAGATAAACATCAATAAAGTTGGGTTTGCTTGAATTCCatgatttttgtaataaataaaactaaatattttgcaaaatagtttattattttactttatttacatttatttactAACCATAATGAGTATGAGAAAGGAATGATTTGAGTTGAATTGATATTacttatactaaaatttcaattgaaataaatagaaaaatacgttcaaatatttatagtacCGAAGAAATCagtcttttaaataaaacaaaaaagacacaaatacaaaaatatggtaattattgttgttattttgTAGGTCTAATTCCTACATCATGTTCTAAAGTGTTTAAAACATCCCTGAACGTTTAGTACcctcaaatatacagggttggTAAACGAATCGGACAATATATATTTTGGACTTTGCCACTTTCATTCCAAAATGTGTTAATACTTTTATGGTAGAGTAATATGTTTTATattactaaatatataaaaaaattaatggcgatatataattataacaaagcaaactataaaatattaaaactggGAGGGTAACTCATAtaagcaaatatttttatttctccaTTGTCTAATTTAGCTTCTAGTTTCAACATAAAATAGGTTTGGTTCTTGTATATTGATGATGGCAaatgataaatttgataaattttcaacttGAAACATAAATCAAGAACTTGGAGGATATGATTATTAACCGTTGCGTTTTCTGGAATTAAAGTGAGTGAAAAAATTAGGTTCCAATATCTGCTTTTCTATTAATTGATCCGAGCCAAGAATTTTTCACGGAATGCTTACCTTACCTTACCTTACGCAGGACTATTAACACAAATTTTGAGACCATCCCGCATCCACCTAGGTAATCCGACTTGACTCCCATAAACTTTTTCCATGTGGCTACCTCAAAGGAAGAGTTTATAGTAACCATCCGCGAAATATCGTGGACTCAACTCGATGGAAGACATACGACGATATGTCAAGtagttaatatttaattttaccaTCAGACATCAGTAGCATCGTTTTAAAGTTTTTTACCTTCGAAGTTTCAACCCACAAATCTAAAGCGACTGAAAGATTTGGCATTGTGAATATTAAAAGGACACCAGTGTTTTTGTTAAGAAAACGTATTCGATTGCTTCcaatcatattattttcattaaaaaataaaataccagaTATAACTGAGTTAAAATAACATGTGACTCTGGTCTTATTATCCTTTTAATTATAATCCGCTTATTTATAAAGTTCCAATTCTGTTCTTGATAAGCTGTTTCATTTCTATCgtgttttttgtattaataaaatcgataaaaaaatttgaagcacTTTATACTGCAAAAATAAGAGAGAACCGTACGActagtaaaaaaattcaataccaTTTTATATTAGAAACAGGAGATGGTGAACATGGACTATAAGACTTAGCCCATTTCATGCAAAGGATACACTTTTACAAAACAATGGAATCACATCACAAATACATAGTTTAATGGAATTAACAAGGAcgaaattagatatttttatccTTTGTGATAATACCTACAGAAGTAATGAGAAACCGCATTTGTAAATCATTTGATAACAGCCGGGTAGTCTGGTTACCCGAGTTCGTTTTTGCCCCTATTTCGATACACAAAGTTGAGGTTTCGTGCATTGGTGAAGCTGCACATTCGCCCTCTGTAACAACGGTAGCACAAAATGTTTTCATTACCCCAAGTCATTTGTTACAGTGTTTTTCTTACGCTGGTTATTTACGATTAATGATACTAAGATATAATTTGACAATGACTTTTTTAACTACCAGGAAAGTTTGGGGATCAGCGTCTGGTTCATTACATGGTGGAGAAACTGTAAACTAAATTTACGGTATGCAgttaaacatatatatatatatatatatatatatatatatatatatatatatatatatatatatatatatatatatctctaCTATCAATCCGATTTTGATTTGTATGGaggtatttaataaaaatgtcatttatataaaatttttgataactatACTACTATAAGTTATTTGAAGAcgtttcatttattaattagtttattttctcTGAATGTAGCATATCAATAGATCTGACAAATGTGGTAATGCAGATGTTTCTAGGtgttttagaacttttttttattaaatttcgtCCTATAAATTCCTTATTACACCAGGGCTGTCTTTTTACAGTTCTTTAAATCAACATACATACAGTATTATACTGACACGAGGAACATAGAGGATGACATCTACGTCCTACggaaatgttttataataacAATGTGTAAATCTCTCTGAAgggtgataaaaattttattgggGGTCATGTATGCGAAACTAAAAAGACAACCCTCGTACTTAAAacgtttaaaattatataatgaaagaTACAACATAGGAAActtcaaatatatacaaaagTTTAAAGGATACTACCAACCGCGGATTCGATTTCGTTCTCgttcaaacaattattttgcAAATCGCAATAATCGTCGACTACGTTGAGGTCCTCTGGTTGTATGCATTCGTAGCTAATAGATTTGATAGCCGAATCGAGTTCTTCcggttttctttcaaaaatattactgCTTATCGACGAATCAGCAGTATTAGAATTAGATCTAGGATTAAATTTACTTTGCGATGACATTGATTGAGACGCTTGAGAACAATCATCCGAGGAATCACTTTTACTGTCATCAGAAAAAGTGGTGCTTGAATCTTCACTAGAATGGCAATCTTGACGTTGTGAAGTCTCTTGTTCCGTTGAAATcggtatttttttatcaatttcatccTGTATTGAATTGGATGATAAAACTGAATCTTCGCTTGCCTCTTCTTGATCTTCAGTTGAGGAAGAAACCTCTTGTTTAAGTTGATCGGGTTGATCGTTTTCTGATTCTTCATTTTCCGATTGTGAAGAACATTCTACTTGTTCTATTAAACTTTCGTAGTTGATATTATCATCGTATTCTTCTCTTTCGGATCCTTTTGTAAATTTGAAGCCGTTTGTTGTCGATTTAGGATTAATGTCATTGTCAGATTTATCTTCATCTAAAAGCTTCCAATCGAAATTTTCGTGGATCACCATATGCAACCTCAACTTGGAGCTGGCGTTATGATACCTTCCGCATATCCTGCATATAAAATTTGAACCGAAACCTTGACCGTGCAATAGTTTTGGATGATTGTCTCTCAGATGATGTTGTAGAGCTTTATAATTATCGTTGGTTTTCAAACATATTCCACAAACTGTGGCAGCTACGCTTTTATGACAACGTATGTAATGTTGCCAAAGGTGCTTTTTCGCCGGCCAGGTTTTGTAGCAGATCTCACAATAAGATGGATCGTTACTATTGACGTACACTGTTCGTTTCGACGAGTTGGTTTGCGGATTGGTACCATCCGAttcatcttcttttttgtttgttgttttggATTTTGTTTcgttatttgatattttaattttcttattgcTGTTAGTTATAGTTTGTTTCGGTTTAATATTGGTTTCGTCGTCGGTTATTGTTTTACCCAATAATCGCTTTTCCAATAAGGATATTTTATCGTTTTGAggtaaataaaatttggtttcctcaatttgttgttttttgtaaGCGCCATCAGATTCACCTACAacaacattaaatttattaattcgttgcaattttgttaaaattgattgaataaaaTGTAACCTTCATCAAATTACAATGAAATCTTTTTGCAACAATTACTTTATATCAATTCGCCATTCCGAACAAGTAACCGTACTACCAACTGTCAAAAACTAATGCCAGTATTACCAATGTCCCCAAAAAATATACCTGCTTATCGACTGTTGGTAATGCTGTGagcaaatgatattttttcatgGGACTAGTATTTAATTAACATGAGACAAGTATTGAATGACTTATGATTctaaatttagagaaatttttaaagttttttgtatatacaacagacaataaatagttccaaatagatttttttaaaacttcttcATAAAAAGTTTAGACAATGTTCTAATTGAGACATAGTGAGTCGGTTaggtttattctaaaaactgATAGGACAGGAGTTTCAAGAACTCATGGGAATTATCCATTTACAtttaacaatttgaaaaaattcttaccCTCGTCATCACTATCGGAATCGTCGTTGATTTCATCATTTTGTTCAACTACTTCATCGATAGCAGACTTAATATGAGCCATAATACTGTTCCTTAGAGCCGCCGTATTAGAATTACCGACCGGTCCCCCATGAGCGGTAACGTCACAATGCGCCTGTAATTGAGCATCATTATCAAATATCTCCAAGCACGTTTTACACGCCCTGAATATCCTGCCGTGAGATTTATTGATATGATCGTAGGTTTTCCATTTGGAACCGTAATTTTTTCCACAAACCGGACACGAAGTCAGCGGCGTCAATTGATTTTTGTGGATCAGCTTAACGTGATCTCTTAGGATATGTTGATTTTCGAATAACTTCAAACATATGCCGCAAGATAAACTAAGAATTTTACGGTGTAAACTGAGTATGTGCATCTTCAATTTGATTTTACTCGGTAAGGAATCGCCGCAAAATTGACAAACATGTGAATCGAAATGGTTTCTCGTGTGCTCTTGGAGGTCGCTCTTGCTTCTCAATACGTTTTTACATATTCTACAGAACAACGGACAACCCGGATGTCTGAACCTTATGTGCGACACTATTTCGCATTTGCTTTCGACTTTTTCGGTACATATTTCGCATGTGTATTCGGAATGGTAGTTGACTAAATGTTTAGCGAGGCTTTGACGATCTTTGAATATCCTAGCACAAGTTTTGCATCTAGTCAGTAGATCTTTCTGCATCCTAGGTctgcaattttttttgtgtttttttagcAACATTTTTTTGTGGAAACCTTTAGAACATTTGGGACATTTGAAATCGCCGTCGTTCAATGGCGGCGTATAATTTGTAATGATATTCGTGTACATATCGTGAGACGAATCTATTTCCTTCGGCGCGCTAGGTGGCTCGTCCTTTATATTATTCGAATCCTCGTCCGATTCTTCTTTGATGGCAACTTCATCGAAATTTATATTCGAATTATCGCTGCGATAATCGAATTCGTCTTtgataaattttggttttaacGGGGAATAATCGaatggaaattttgtttgtttttctgaTTGATTCATAGATTTTTTGCTACTTTTAGTAAGATGGATCTTGTTAAAGTGTTGCGAAAGATGGTATTTGGAAGCGGACGTCTTGTAACACAATTGGCATGTAATACTCGGATGACCTTTGTGCAGTCTATTAACGTGTTTCCATAAATGAGAATTTCGTCCGTAAAATTTATTGCAGAGATCGCAATGGAAATTCGAATGTTCGTTTCTTCTGTGCGCGCTGAATTCCTTGAAAGAGAAGAATTCGTTTTGACCACAATCTACGCAACTCAAACCTTTATACGGAGTGTCCGCGAATGCTTCATTAATAACTATAAAATCTTCCGGATCGAACATTCTCATTTGCTTTTTACAAGTTTCTATTATAAAATCGTGTACTAAGACATGATTTTCCAACCATTTGAAATTGTCATCGCCGTATCGACATATCTGACATATATATTTAGTGTTTGGTTGAGGATTCGAGCAATTTTCAAGATGcgttttcaaattcatatacGAGGAGCATTGATGGAGGCATATACCGCAAACGAATCCAGCTATTTGTGCGTGTTTCAGTCTTAAATGCATCATGAGATCTTGTTTACTGGTAAAAACTCCCGAACAATTAGGGCAGGACAATTTCGAGCTTTGCTGATGTTCGGAAGATTGGTTATGTTCTAAaatagaatgtaaaaaaatattttaatacagtTATCAAAATGAGTCATTATGAGGTCTTAGATGTCGGACATTAGAACTTCCAATCATATAAACATTtgaatttgttcattttttcaaattgaatttatggATCACAcgaaatttcatagaaaaacatcTGTTTCCCTAGTGGTCGGTCAATTAGTAGTGCTAAAGTAATCGAAACTAAaggaaacctaacctaatcgaaactaaagtaaacctaacttaatggaagctaaagtaaacctaacttaatggaagctaaagtaaacctaacctaaacgaAAACTAAAGTAAACCAATCGAAATTAGAATAATCCTAACCTAATCAGAGTTAAAGTAAACCTAACATAATCGATGCTAAAATAAATCAATCGAAACTAAAATAAGTCTAACCTAATAAAAGCTTAAGTAAACCTAATTAATCGAAGCTAAGATAATTCTAGCATAATCGAAGCTGTAGTTAACCTATAATAATAGAAGATGTTTGTTGGATTGCCTTGAAACGGCCAAAACTCTTGATTAAGTCTATCGACTAGCGTTGCTCGGCACTACTGAGGCAATTAAAACTACAGCTATGCTAGTAAACGGGAGACGTCTTAAATTCTTAAAATCTGGAGGTAAAAACTGGTATTGAGCTACAATCAGAAGGACTCTAGAGAGCAGAGGAGTTTGGGTATGCAGCTATACTAAAGATCAAGAATATCGAAGAGGAGATTCTTCTGATTTTGAGTATTaattcgaattttatttttttgcggCATTTTCACACTTACCTATTGAATCAGTCTTTTTGAGATCAGATATTTTCACGAGTTTCGGTAACttcttctttcctttttccggtaACGATTCGCCCGATCCCGAAGATACAACTTCTGACATATCGATACCATGGAATTCGAATACATGTGATGCCAATGCTGAAGAATCGGAAAAATGAGTATCGCACAATAAACAACTTTGGGGTAAAGAAGACAGCAGCTTTTCGTTCTAAAAGGAAATCAAATCAATATCGTATATATAGattacataaataaacaatCCTTTAGATAATGTtgcacaatttcaatttacatgTACTCGAAATGGGAATCGGAtcaaacaaaatcattttttattaagtcTAGAAAGAAAAAGTGAACCAGATCAGATGAAGCTTGGCTCCTAATTGTTAGGTCATCCTCCAGGATAAAACATTCACAATGGTTCCATTTACATGATGAAGGGAAACTATTCCAAAATAGGAACATGGGGAAGTGAGATAAGTGGAATAAATACAGACAAAATGTATGATGTAGTGTTCATTATGCATACATTCTAGTGCACATTTTCGTAGAAAGACATGATTGATGAAAGGCGAATTGAGAAAAAGGAGAGTTACATACCCGTCGAAACAGAACCGTTCTGTTTCCAAGATACAAACCACAGAAAAGCAGAAATTGGTTAAAACCAAAAGTGGTAAAGTCTTTGCAGTATGTTTAGTGAGCAATTAAACACAACTGCGGCCCGATGAGAAATTGTCGTAACACATGGAATATTTGGACATTATCTACGCCAAACTTCTGCTACAGTGTTAGCAGGTGCAGGTAAGGCAGACACTCGGTGGATGGAGTAGCTCTACAGTAGCTTATTTAGCAGATAGTATATGgttgaaaaaatgaattagcAGAAATTTCAGTTGGAACATTGTCAGAAGGAGGAAATGCAGCATCAGCTACGgtaaataatgattaaaaatacgAATCCCATATCGGATGGTCTTGAAGAGTAAATTTTGAGGAAGAAATTTGGTAACGGCCCCATATTATTGTGTGCAATTTATggaatatacaaatattatcaAATGGGAGTTATAAATCCATATTTCTCTTCGATAAGTCCTAAGGGAGTTATTGGTATGtagtatatatatttaattaggGACAACAAAATGTGATCAAAACCATAAGGGATATTCTTATActatataatttatcaaaaggATCGTTTATTCACTAATTTGACCGGTCCACACCGTTTCTGTAATACGGCGGTGAGCTTAAATATACAAGAATATTACAAAATCACTAGAAAAAGAAGAGATTCGACTTTTCCCGTCACTTTTATTGTTGTAGaccagtatttttttaaatacatttaaaaatatttttatatttactgtaTTTTGTTGGATTTCCCGTTCTCCGTTAGTCAACTCCTTGATCTGATCTTGTACGAGATTTTCGCgattaaaattttcttctctAATATCTTGGGTATCTAATTTCTTTGGtatcttattttttcttctattagaAGTATCGAGTTTgtaaatttttggtttgtacgtttcaataaattcatttttcctttTAAGATTTTTTCTTTGGGATATTTCGCTGATCAAATTTGTTTCGGTATCATCGAAATAGTTGGTTTTCGTCGGAAATACTCGCCTATTAGTATAAGAATCGACTAATTTGCAAATTTTATTAAACGACTGCAATTTATCACATAGAATAATTTCTCCTTTACCGTCAAAGTGTTCATCAAGACTAGATTCGGAATCAATATCATAATCAACCAAACGAATCTCATTTTGGGACATCAAACTGCTCGGATTGCTCAGATAATTAGTCGTGTGAGGAAAACTGTTTCTAAATTCGTCGATATCGAAATTCTTTCCAAATAAAACGTCCAAACTGTCGTCCGTCTGACTTCCTCTATTGATCTTTTTATGGCTGAAATCGACGAAGCAGCTTTTATCTCTTTTCTGTTTAGATTTTAAACAGGATTCCTGTATATCATATTGTGCTtctaaaattataatgttttgtaTACAGTTCTTTATGAACATGTAGAAAGCGTCTACGCTCTCCGCGCATTCTCCACAAATTGTATCGGGAAGAAGAGAGTACGGGGTCACCTAAAAAAAGGGCAAATTCATATTTAGACATATTTTGTTTAGTGATATACGTTTATAAAACTATACAACTAAGCCACCAGATATGGAATAGTTTCCCTAATATGGAATACTAAGACCTAATTAGTGATTGCCTCTTTATTTCTATACCCTTTCGGTGT
Encoded proteins:
- the LOC130444814 gene encoding zinc finger protein 521-like; translation: MFSSMYCHTETKKVSAWKEDNWWEPCITKVTPYSLLPDTICGECAESVDAFYMFIKNCIQNIIILEAQYDIQESCLKSKQKRDKSCFVDFSHKKINRGSQTDDSLDVLFGKNFDIDEFRNSFPHTTNYLSNPSSLMSQNEIRLVDYDIDSESSLDEHFDGKGEIILCDKLQSFNKICKLVDSYTNRRVFPTKTNYFDDTETNLISEISQRKNLKRKNEFIETYKPKIYKLDTSNRRKNKIPKKLDTQDIREENFNRENLVQDQIKELTNGEREIQQNTNEKLLSSLPQSCLLCDTHFSDSSALASHVFEFHGIDMSEVVSSGSGESLPEKGKKKLPKLVKISDLKKTDSIEHNQSSEHQQSSKLSCPNCSGVFTSKQDLMMHLRLKHAQIAGFVCGICLHQCSSYMNLKTHLENCSNPQPNTKYICQICRYGDDNFKWLENHVLVHDFIIETCKKQMRMFDPEDFIVINEAFADTPYKGLSCVDCGQNEFFSFKEFSAHRRNEHSNFHCDLCNKFYGRNSHLWKHVNRLHKGHPSITCQLCYKTSASKYHLSQHFNKIHLTKSSKKSMNQSEKQTKFPFDYSPLKPKFIKDEFDYRSDNSNINFDEVAIKEESDEDSNNIKDEPPSAPKEIDSSHDMYTNIITNYTPPLNDGDFKCPKCSKGFHKKMLLKKHKKNCRPRMQKDLLTRCKTCARIFKDRQSLAKHLVNYHSEYTCEICTEKVESKCEIVSHIRFRHPGCPLFCRICKNVLRSKSDLQEHTRNHFDSHVCQFCGDSLPSKIKLKMHILSLHRKILSLSCGICLKLFENQHILRDHVKLIHKNQLTPLTSCPVCGKNYGSKWKTYDHINKSHGRIFRACKTCLEIFDNDAQLQAHCDVTAHGGPVGNSNTAALRNSIMAHIKSAIDEVVEQNDEINDDSDSDDEGESDGAYKKQQIEETKFYLPQNDKISLLEKRLLGKTITDDETNIKPKQTITNSNKKIKISNNETKSKTTNKKEDESDGTNPQTNSSKRTVYVNSNDPSYCEICYKTWPAKKHLWQHYIRCHKSVAATVCGICLKTNDNYKALQHHLRDNHPKLLHGQGFGSNFICRICGRYHNASSKLRLHMVIHENFDWKLLDEDKSDNDINPKSTTNGFKFTKGSEREEYDDNINYESLIEQVECSSQSENEESENDQPDQLKQEVSSSTEDQEEASEDSVLSSNSIQDEIDKKIPISTEQETSQRQDCHSSEDSSTTFSDDSKSDSSDDCSQASQSMSSQSKFNPRSNSNTADSSISSNIFERKPEELDSAIKSISYECIQPEDLNVVDDYCDLQNNCLNENEIESAVGSIL